A stretch of Actinomadura rubteroloni DNA encodes these proteins:
- a CDS encoding RNA polymerase sigma factor, with protein sequence MPRSAAETPLTEPPGPALDDLIERGRAQGRLALDEVRRAFAAAGVSPARGRSILRGLADAGIRMTEGDEDGAAPGAADGARKPPARKRRVSRAAAATTGTTAKDAVMAAPAAPPVPAAGDADTEPFEVTEVEVEPAPDLDDTTTVMGDSVHTYLKAIGRRQLLTAEQEVELAKRIEAGLYAEYKLESGDVPDDLRADLEWVVADGQRAKAHMLEANLRLVVSVAKKYSDRGLSLLDVVQEGNLGLIRAVEKFDYSKGYKFSTYAMWWIRQAIQRGFADSARTIRLPVHVLELLSKVSRVERDMHQRLGREPTPEEMAVELDRSPEQIRELLRTSRQPISLDSTIGEDGETRIGDLIEDTDSPEAADLVDRQLMADQLRRTLDVLSPREAKIMAMRFGLYDGTPRTLDEIGKALGLTRERIRQLEKESLSKLRHPSNARPLLDFAV encoded by the coding sequence ATGCCGCGATCCGCCGCCGAGACCCCGCTCACGGAGCCGCCGGGTCCCGCCCTGGACGACCTCATCGAGCGAGGCCGCGCGCAGGGCCGTCTCGCCCTGGACGAGGTCCGCCGCGCCTTCGCCGCCGCCGGGGTCAGCCCCGCCCGCGGCCGCTCCATCCTGCGCGGGCTCGCCGACGCCGGAATCCGCATGACCGAGGGCGACGAGGACGGAGCGGCGCCCGGCGCCGCCGACGGCGCCCGCAAGCCCCCCGCCCGCAAGCGGCGCGTCAGCCGCGCCGCCGCCGCGACCACCGGCACGACCGCCAAGGACGCCGTCATGGCCGCCCCCGCCGCTCCCCCCGTCCCGGCCGCCGGCGACGCCGACACCGAGCCGTTCGAGGTCACCGAGGTCGAGGTCGAGCCCGCCCCCGACCTGGACGACACCACCACGGTGATGGGCGACTCCGTCCACACCTACCTCAAGGCCATCGGCCGCCGCCAGCTCCTCACCGCCGAGCAGGAGGTCGAGCTGGCCAAGCGCATCGAGGCCGGCCTGTACGCGGAGTACAAGCTGGAGAGCGGGGACGTCCCCGACGACCTGCGCGCCGACCTGGAGTGGGTCGTCGCCGACGGGCAGCGCGCCAAGGCGCACATGCTGGAGGCGAACCTGCGGCTCGTCGTGTCGGTCGCGAAGAAGTACTCCGACCGGGGCCTGTCGCTGCTGGACGTCGTCCAGGAGGGCAACCTCGGGCTCATCCGCGCGGTCGAGAAGTTCGACTACTCCAAGGGCTACAAGTTCTCCACCTACGCGATGTGGTGGATCCGGCAGGCGATCCAGCGCGGGTTCGCCGACTCGGCGCGGACGATCCGGCTGCCCGTCCACGTCCTGGAGCTGCTGAGCAAGGTCAGCCGGGTCGAGCGGGACATGCACCAGCGGCTCGGCCGCGAGCCCACGCCCGAGGAGATGGCCGTCGAGCTGGACCGCAGCCCCGAGCAGATCCGCGAGCTGCTGCGCACCAGCCGCCAGCCGATCAGCCTGGACTCCACGATCGGCGAGGACGGCGAGACCCGCATCGGCGACCTCATCGAGGACACCGACAGCCCCGAGGCCGCCGACCTGGTCGACCGCCAGCTCATGGCCGACCAGCTCCGCCGCACGCTGGACGTCCTGTCCCCGCGCGAGGCCAAGATCATGGCTATGCGGTTCGGGCTGTACGACGGGACGCCCCGCACACTGGACGAGATCGGCAAGGCTCTCGGCCTGACGCGCGAGCGGATCCGGCAGCTCGAGAAGGAGTCGCTGTCCAAGCTGCGGCACCCGAGCAACGCCCGTCCCCTGCTCGACTTCGCCGTCTAG
- a CDS encoding cation diffusion facilitator family transporter, translating into MTQPARDQGHESTLTVFLALAANLGIAIAKIAAAVLTGSASMGAEAAHSVADTFNEVLLLVGLRRSGRPADRRHPFGHGKERYIWTLLVAVAIFGMGALFAFYQGVETIIAGHGGTDPRVGYAVLAVSFVLEGISWRQAVRQVRADARAEGLPFLAYLRRTDEPTSLSVLLEDSAALTGLLLAFGGLGLHQLTGAAVWDGVGSVLIGVLLTAVALALGRVNLNLLIGVQADPRLVGGVRDRLAAAPEIDWLVDLVTMTVGADRVLVCARLDFRDGLTSGDVERTCVRLARELQDAHPEIDEVFLEPVPRDDPDLRARVVARYGHALGQRPSAS; encoded by the coding sequence ATGACGCAGCCCGCCCGCGACCAGGGACACGAGAGCACCCTGACGGTCTTCCTGGCGCTCGCCGCCAACCTCGGCATCGCCATCGCCAAGATCGCCGCCGCCGTGCTCACCGGCTCGGCGTCGATGGGCGCCGAGGCCGCCCACTCCGTCGCCGACACCTTCAACGAGGTCCTCCTGCTCGTCGGCCTGCGCCGCAGCGGACGCCCCGCCGACCGCCGCCACCCCTTCGGGCACGGCAAGGAGCGCTACATCTGGACCCTGCTCGTCGCCGTCGCGATCTTCGGCATGGGCGCCCTGTTCGCCTTCTACCAGGGCGTCGAGACGATCATCGCCGGGCACGGGGGGACCGATCCGCGCGTCGGCTACGCCGTCCTCGCCGTCTCGTTCGTCCTGGAGGGGATCTCCTGGCGGCAGGCCGTCCGGCAGGTCCGCGCCGACGCCCGCGCCGAGGGCCTGCCCTTCCTGGCCTACCTGCGGCGCACCGACGAGCCGACCTCGCTCAGCGTCCTGCTGGAGGACTCGGCGGCCCTCACCGGCCTGCTGCTGGCGTTCGGGGGCCTCGGCCTCCACCAGCTCACCGGCGCGGCCGTCTGGGACGGCGTCGGCTCCGTCCTCATCGGCGTGCTGCTCACCGCCGTCGCCCTCGCGCTCGGCCGCGTGAACCTCAACCTGCTCATCGGCGTCCAGGCCGACCCCCGGCTCGTCGGCGGCGTCCGCGACCGGCTGGCCGCCGCGCCCGAGATCGACTGGCTGGTCGACCTCGTGACGATGACGGTCGGCGCCGACCGCGTCCTCGTCTGCGCCCGGCTGGACTTCCGCGACGGGCTGACGTCCGGGGACGTGGAGCGGACGTGCGTGCGCCTGGCCCGCGAGCTGCAGGACGCCCATCCGGAGATCGACGAGGTGTTCCTGGAGCCCGTCCCGCGCGACGATCCGGACCTGCGTGCACGCGTTGTGGCCCGCTATGGGCATGCGCTCGGCCAGCGCCCGAGCGCGAGCTGA
- a CDS encoding AMP-binding protein: MDRPLHAVALPPGPRLLTALAAALDGTGPAILPLPPDLPAPARTALLDAAAPHAVTTEDGTTTRPGGVPVDPGTAVLIATSGSTGTPKAVELSAAALRHSAAATLDRVGAAPGDRWLCCLPTSHIAGLQVLVRSLLAGTDPEIHPRFDPAAVAASPAAHVSLVPTQLRRLLDAGADLARFATILLGGAAADPALLDRARARGARVRTTYGMSETCGGCAYDGVPLDGVRVAVGPGDRVRVAGPVLFTGYRLRPDLTAAARDGDWYVTQDLGVLEDGRFRVRGRADDVINTGGEKVVAGEVAAVLARHPAVADVAVVGRPDPEWGERVTAVVVPAGPPPSLDELRDWVRADLPAPAAPRALDLVAEIPLLPSGKPDRALLRRPPE; this comes from the coding sequence ATGGACCGCCCGCTCCACGCCGTCGCCCTGCCGCCCGGCCCCCGCCTGCTCACCGCCCTCGCGGCGGCCCTGGACGGCACCGGACCCGCGATCCTCCCCCTCCCCCCGGACCTGCCCGCCCCCGCCCGCACCGCCCTCCTGGACGCCGCCGCCCCGCACGCCGTCACCACCGAGGACGGCACCACCACGCGGCCCGGCGGCGTCCCCGTCGACCCCGGCACGGCCGTCCTCATCGCCACCTCCGGCAGCACCGGCACGCCCAAGGCCGTCGAACTGTCCGCCGCCGCCCTCCGCCACTCCGCCGCCGCCACCCTCGACCGCGTCGGCGCCGCCCCCGGCGACCGCTGGCTCTGCTGCCTCCCCACCAGCCACATCGCCGGGCTCCAGGTCCTCGTCCGGTCCCTCCTGGCCGGCACCGACCCCGAGATCCACCCCCGCTTCGACCCCGCCGCCGTCGCCGCCTCCCCCGCCGCGCACGTCTCCCTCGTCCCCACCCAGCTCCGCCGCCTCCTGGACGCCGGCGCCGACCTCGCCCGCTTCGCCACCATCCTGCTCGGCGGCGCCGCCGCCGACCCCGCCCTCCTCGACCGCGCCCGCGCCCGCGGCGCCCGCGTCCGCACCACCTACGGCATGAGCGAGACCTGCGGCGGCTGCGCCTACGACGGCGTCCCCCTCGACGGCGTCCGCGTCGCCGTCGGCCCCGGCGACCGCGTCCGCGTCGCCGGACCCGTCCTGTTCACCGGCTACCGGCTCCGCCCCGACCTCACCGCCGCCGCCCGCGACGGCGACTGGTACGTCACCCAGGACCTCGGCGTCCTGGAGGACGGACGGTTCCGCGTCCGGGGCCGCGCCGACGACGTCATCAACACCGGCGGCGAGAAGGTCGTCGCCGGCGAGGTCGCCGCCGTCCTCGCCCGCCACCCCGCCGTCGCCGACGTCGCCGTCGTCGGCCGCCCCGACCCCGAATGGGGCGAGCGCGTCACCGCCGTCGTCGTCCCCGCCGGCCCCCCGCCGTCCCTGGACGAGCTGCGCGACTGGGTCCGCGCCGACCTGCCCGCCCCCGCCGCGCCCCGCGCGCTCGACCTCGTCGCCGAGATCCCGCTGCTCCCGTCCGGCAAGCCCGACCGCGCCCTCCTGCGCCGCCCCCCGGAGTAG
- a CDS encoding 1,4-dihydroxy-2-naphthoyl-CoA synthase: MVSELFDPSAWKEVEGFGFTDITYHRSVEHGTVRIAFDRPEVRNAFRPHTVDELYRALDHARMSSDIGCVLLTGNGPSPKDGGWAFCSGGDQRIRGKDGYKYAEGETSETIDPARAGRLHILEVQRLIRFMGKVVICVVPGWAAGGGHSLHVVADLTLASREHARFKQTDADVASFDGGFGSAYLARQVGQKFAREIFFLGDTYDADAAHRMGMVNAVVPHAELERTALEWARKINGKSPTAQRMLKFAFNMIDDGLVGQQVFAGETTRLAYGTDEAAEGRDSFLEKRAPDWSRFPWYY; encoded by the coding sequence ATGGTCTCGGAGCTGTTCGACCCGTCCGCGTGGAAGGAGGTGGAGGGGTTCGGGTTCACCGACATCACCTACCACCGGTCGGTCGAGCACGGGACGGTCCGGATCGCGTTCGACCGCCCCGAGGTCCGCAACGCGTTCCGTCCCCACACCGTCGACGAGCTGTACCGGGCGCTGGACCACGCGCGGATGTCCAGCGACATCGGGTGCGTGCTGCTGACGGGGAACGGGCCGTCGCCCAAGGACGGCGGCTGGGCGTTCTGCTCGGGCGGGGACCAGCGGATCCGGGGCAAGGACGGCTACAAGTACGCCGAGGGCGAGACGTCGGAGACGATCGACCCGGCGCGGGCGGGGCGGCTGCACATCCTGGAGGTGCAGCGGCTGATCCGGTTCATGGGCAAGGTCGTGATCTGCGTGGTGCCGGGGTGGGCGGCGGGCGGCGGGCACAGTCTGCACGTCGTGGCGGACCTGACGCTGGCCAGCCGTGAGCACGCCCGGTTCAAGCAGACCGACGCGGACGTGGCGAGCTTCGACGGCGGGTTCGGGTCGGCGTACCTGGCGCGGCAGGTCGGGCAGAAGTTCGCGCGGGAGATCTTCTTCCTCGGCGACACCTACGACGCCGACGCGGCGCACCGGATGGGGATGGTGAACGCGGTCGTCCCGCACGCCGAGCTGGAGCGCACGGCGCTGGAGTGGGCGCGGAAGATCAACGGCAAGAGTCCGACGGCGCAGCGGATGCTGAAGTTCGCGTTCAACATGATCGACGACGGTCTGGTCGGGCAGCAGGTGTTCGCGGGGGAGACGACGCGGCTCGCCTACGGCACCGACGAGGCGGCCGAGGGACGGGACTCCTTCCTGGAGAAGCGCGCACCCGATTGGTCGCGTTTCCCGTGGTACTACTAG